A genomic window from Providencia alcalifaciens includes:
- the purL gene encoding phosphoribosylformylglycinamidine synthase: MEILRGSPALSAFRITRLLALFAEKQLPVTDIYAEYMHFAELSAPLSGSEQGKLSSLLKYGPSLAEHEPFGKLILVTPRPGTISPWSSKATDIAHNCGLTQVKRIERGVAYYIQADSLTSEQWDLVISLLHDRMMETVFASFEQAEALFVQQQPAPMKVIDIIAGGRQALDTANKEMGLALADDEIDYLLDAFTGLKRNPTDVELYMFAQANSEHCRHKIFNADWIIDGETQPKSLFKMIKNTFEKTPDHVLSAYKDNAAVMEGSSVGRFFPEPDGRTYRYHQEDAHILMKVETHNHPTAISPWPGAATGSGGEIRDEGATGRGAKPKAGLVGFSVSNLRIPGFEQPWEEDFGKPERIVTALDIMTEGPLGGAAFNNEFGRPALLGYFRTYEEKVNSHNGEELRGYHKPIMLAGGIGNIRADHVQKGEITVGAKLIVLGGPSMNIGLGGGAASSMTSGQSAADLDFASVQRDNAEMERRCQEVIDKCWQLGDKNPILFIHDVGAGGLSNAMPELVSDGGRGGRFELRKILNDEPGMSPLEVWCNESQERYVMAVAPEQLALFTEICERERAPFAVIGEATEERHLTLNDEHFDNQPIDMPLDVLLGKTPKMLRDVTTLKAEPESLDRTTIDLAEAVKRVLHLPAVAEKTFLITIGDRTVTGMVARDQMVGPWQIPVADCAVTTASLDSYYGESMSIGERTPVALLDFAASARMAVGEALTNLACSYVQDLKRVKLSANWMSAAGHPGEDAGLYEAVKAVGEELCPALGLTIPVGKDSMSMKTRWQQNGEEREMTSPLSLIISAFGRVEDVRLTVTPELKTTADNGLLLIDLGQGHNALGGSALAQVYRQLGNKAPDVRDPALLLGFFNTIQKLLSEQKLLAYHDRSDGGLFVTLVEMAFAGHCGINVDISSFDEDTLAALFNEELGAVIQIQGADRQYVEQCFADAGLAGCVHYLGSATHDDAVIINSRDTVVYNGSRSALRECWAETTWQMQRLRDNEECADQEHDAKKDNQDPGLNVKLTYDIAEDIAAPYIASGVRPKVAVLREQGVNSHVEMAAAWDRAGFDAIDVHMSDLLAGNLSLEQFQALVACGGFSYGDVLGAGEGWAKSILFNNRVRDEFASFFNRPDTLSLGVCNGCQMMSNLHDLIPGAEYWPRFVRNRSERFEARFSLVEIANSPSLLLQNMAGSRMPIAVSHGEGQVETRAPAHLTQLENNALVAMRFVNNYGQVTEQYPANPNGSVNGITAVTSTDGRATIMMPHPERVFRTVSNSWHPENWGEDSPWMRIFRNARKQLG, encoded by the coding sequence ATGGAAATTTTGCGTGGCTCACCGGCACTATCAGCATTTCGTATTACCCGCCTTTTGGCGCTGTTTGCTGAAAAACAGCTCCCTGTAACGGATATCTATGCTGAATATATGCATTTTGCTGAGCTATCAGCCCCATTAAGTGGCAGTGAGCAAGGTAAACTGAGTAGTTTGTTAAAATATGGTCCTTCTCTGGCAGAGCATGAGCCATTTGGAAAACTGATTTTAGTCACCCCACGCCCAGGAACTATCTCTCCTTGGTCTTCTAAAGCAACGGATATCGCGCATAACTGTGGTTTAACACAGGTTAAACGTATTGAACGCGGCGTTGCCTATTATATTCAAGCCGATTCCCTGACAAGCGAGCAGTGGGATCTGGTCATCAGTCTGTTACATGATCGCATGATGGAAACGGTATTTGCCTCTTTTGAACAAGCTGAGGCGCTATTCGTTCAGCAACAACCTGCTCCAATGAAAGTGATTGATATCATTGCAGGTGGACGCCAAGCACTAGATACCGCCAACAAAGAGATGGGCTTAGCATTAGCGGATGATGAAATTGATTACTTATTAGATGCATTCACAGGTTTAAAGCGTAATCCGACGGATGTTGAACTGTATATGTTTGCACAAGCAAACTCAGAACATTGCCGCCATAAAATTTTCAATGCGGATTGGATTATTGACGGGGAAACACAGCCAAAATCCCTGTTTAAAATGATCAAAAATACCTTCGAAAAAACGCCAGATCACGTCCTGTCTGCTTATAAAGATAATGCGGCGGTCATGGAAGGCTCTTCAGTGGGGCGTTTCTTCCCTGAGCCTGATGGACGTACTTATCGTTACCATCAAGAAGATGCACATATTTTGATGAAAGTGGAAACCCACAACCACCCAACGGCAATTTCTCCATGGCCGGGGGCTGCAACTGGTTCTGGTGGCGAAATTCGAGATGAAGGCGCAACGGGCCGTGGGGCAAAACCAAAAGCAGGTTTGGTTGGTTTCTCCGTTTCAAACTTACGTATTCCGGGTTTTGAACAACCTTGGGAAGAAGATTTTGGCAAGCCAGAACGTATTGTGACCGCACTCGATATTATGACTGAAGGTCCTTTAGGCGGAGCTGCATTTAACAACGAATTTGGGCGCCCTGCATTATTAGGTTATTTCCGTACCTATGAAGAGAAAGTGAATAGTCACAACGGTGAAGAATTACGTGGTTACCATAAGCCAATTATGTTGGCGGGCGGTATTGGTAACATTCGTGCAGATCACGTTCAAAAAGGTGAAATTACTGTTGGTGCTAAGTTAATCGTTCTGGGTGGTCCTTCGATGAATATCGGTCTAGGGGGCGGGGCTGCATCATCCATGACATCCGGCCAATCTGCGGCTGATCTTGATTTTGCTTCTGTTCAACGTGATAACGCCGAAATGGAGCGTCGTTGCCAAGAAGTGATCGACAAATGTTGGCAGCTAGGTGATAAAAACCCAATTTTGTTTATCCATGATGTTGGTGCGGGTGGTTTATCCAACGCAATGCCTGAACTGGTGAGCGATGGCGGTCGTGGTGGTCGTTTTGAATTGCGTAAAATTCTTAATGATGAACCGGGAATGAGCCCACTGGAAGTATGGTGTAACGAATCCCAAGAGCGCTATGTGATGGCAGTTGCTCCAGAACAACTGGCATTATTCACTGAAATTTGTGAGCGTGAACGCGCGCCGTTTGCGGTGATCGGTGAAGCAACTGAAGAGCGTCATTTAACCCTTAATGATGAGCATTTTGATAACCAGCCTATCGACATGCCACTGGATGTATTGCTGGGTAAAACGCCGAAAATGCTGCGTGATGTGACGACACTGAAAGCCGAACCTGAATCACTGGATAGAACCACTATTGATTTAGCTGAAGCCGTTAAGCGTGTTCTGCATTTACCGGCTGTTGCAGAAAAAACCTTCTTAATCACTATCGGTGACCGTACTGTGACGGGAATGGTTGCTCGTGACCAAATGGTTGGCCCATGGCAGATCCCTGTGGCTGACTGCGCGGTGACAACCGCAAGTTTGGATAGCTATTATGGTGAATCAATGTCTATTGGCGAAAGAACGCCAGTGGCGCTGTTGGATTTTGCCGCTTCTGCGCGTATGGCTGTGGGTGAAGCATTAACCAACTTAGCCTGTTCTTATGTGCAAGACCTTAAGCGCGTGAAGCTGTCGGCTAACTGGATGTCTGCGGCGGGTCACCCTGGGGAAGATGCTGGCCTGTATGAAGCCGTTAAAGCGGTTGGTGAAGAGCTGTGTCCAGCATTAGGTCTGACAATTCCAGTGGGTAAAGATTCGATGTCAATGAAGACTCGCTGGCAGCAAAATGGTGAAGAACGTGAAATGACGTCGCCATTATCGTTGATCATTAGTGCATTTGGTCGCGTTGAAGATGTTCGTCTAACGGTTACGCCAGAGCTGAAAACCACGGCAGATAACGGCTTATTATTGATCGACCTTGGTCAAGGTCACAATGCGCTTGGTGGTTCTGCACTGGCACAAGTTTACCGTCAGTTAGGTAATAAGGCGCCAGATGTCCGTGATCCAGCGCTGTTGTTAGGTTTCTTTAATACCATCCAAAAACTGTTATCCGAACAGAAATTACTGGCTTACCATGACCGTTCTGATGGCGGGCTGTTTGTCACGTTAGTGGAGATGGCATTTGCAGGTCACTGCGGCATTAATGTGGATATCAGTTCATTTGATGAAGACACTTTAGCGGCGTTGTTTAATGAAGAGCTGGGGGCGGTGATTCAAATCCAAGGTGCCGATCGCCAATATGTAGAGCAGTGTTTTGCTGATGCGGGCTTAGCAGGCTGTGTTCACTATCTTGGTTCTGCAACTCATGACGACGCGGTGATTATTAATAGCCGTGATACCGTCGTTTATAACGGTTCCCGTAGTGCACTGCGTGAGTGCTGGGCTGAAACCACATGGCAGATGCAGCGTTTACGTGATAACGAAGAGTGCGCAGACCAAGAGCATGACGCGAAGAAAGACAATCAAGACCCAGGTCTGAATGTGAAGCTGACTTACGATATCGCAGAGGATATTGCTGCGCCGTATATCGCGTCTGGTGTTCGTCCTAAAGTGGCTGTGCTGCGTGAGCAAGGGGTCAACTCTCACGTTGAAATGGCGGCGGCATGGGATCGTGCAGGCTTTGATGCTATCGACGTCCATATGAGTGATTTACTGGCGGGCAACTTGTCTCTTGAACAGTTCCAAGCGCTAGTGGCATGCGGTGGTTTCTCATACGGTGACGTATTAGGCGCTGGTGAAGGTTGGGCGAAGTCCATTCTGTTCAATAACCGTGTTCGTGATGAGTTTGCCTCCTTCTTCAACCGCCCAGACACTTTATCATTAGGGGTGTGTAATGGTTGTCAGATGATGTCTAACTTGCATGACCTGATCCCAGGTGCTGAATATTGGCCACGTTTTGTACGTAACCGTTCAGAGCGTTTTGAAGCACGCTTCAGCTTAGTTGAAATTGCAAACAGCCCATCATTGTTACTGCAAAATATGGCAGGTTCACGTATGCCGATTGCGGTATCTCACGGTGAAGGCCAAGTAGAAACTCGCGCACCTGCTCATTTAACGCAGTTAGAAAATAACGCGTTGGTAGCAATGCGTTTTGTGAATAACTACGGCCAAGTGACTGAGCAATACCCAGCGAACCCGAATGGTTCTGTGAATGGGATTACGGCAGTGACATCAACGGATGGTCGCGCGACTATCATGATGCCGCACCCTGAGCGTGTCTTCCGTACGGTGAGCAACTCTTGGCACCCAGAAAACTGGGGGGAAGATAGCCCATGGATGCGTATTTTCCGTAATGCACGTAAACAGTTAGGTTGA
- the mltF gene encoding membrane-bound lytic murein transglycosylase MltF yields the protein MNNLKVNYFIIVVIALLATMIIGFNVRWSNTQSTQIDKIISRGELRISAVNSPLIYINEQHQLRGFDYELAQGFATYLGVKLKIIIRPTIEQIFKDLDNDDADIAVAGLLYNKDRLDTMKAGPSYLNVTQQLVYRKGKPRPKTFNDVKGKLVVITGSTHASTLKALSTQYPDLKWEESSDYTPSQLLEMVAEGEIDYTLEDSIAVSLQQRIHPKVAVAFDLRDDHAITWYMSRQHDNSLDAALLDFFNTSNQNDSLARLTEKYFSHVESFDYFDTITFISAINNKLPNYQPLFEKYADTVDTVDWKLLAAIAWQESHWDPLATSPTGVRGIMMLTKPTAATMGIEDRLDPEGSIKGGAAYLAYIMKRLPDSIAEDDRIWFTLAAYNMGYGHMLDVRKLTQKLGGNPDRWLDVKANLPLLTQPKYYSQLTYGYARGHEAYRYVENIRRYHQSLVGYLQSQEKKQKTLEMAKKSHVYVVVPNEDTQLSSYVMPAKLEVTPKASANLGVFSIKKNTSEPNHSLGKYILAKPTQSSSIGNDVILQKEPSIND from the coding sequence TTGAATAACCTAAAAGTTAACTATTTTATTATCGTGGTCATCGCCTTACTTGCCACCATGATCATTGGCTTCAATGTCCGATGGTCGAATACGCAAAGCACCCAAATCGACAAAATTATCTCTCGAGGGGAATTACGTATTAGCGCAGTAAATTCACCACTTATCTATATTAATGAGCAACATCAGCTACGTGGCTTCGACTACGAGCTAGCTCAAGGCTTTGCCACGTACCTAGGTGTTAAACTAAAAATCATTATCCGCCCCACTATCGAGCAAATTTTCAAAGATCTCGATAACGACGATGCCGACATCGCTGTGGCGGGGCTGCTGTATAACAAAGACCGTTTAGATACGATGAAAGCAGGTCCAAGCTATTTAAACGTGACTCAGCAATTGGTTTATCGTAAAGGGAAACCTCGTCCAAAAACCTTCAATGACGTGAAAGGAAAATTGGTCGTTATCACTGGGAGTACCCACGCAAGCACGTTAAAAGCACTTTCGACGCAATATCCTGATCTTAAGTGGGAAGAAAGCAGTGATTATACACCAAGCCAGTTATTAGAAATGGTGGCCGAAGGTGAGATTGACTATACTCTTGAGGATTCGATTGCTGTCTCTTTGCAGCAACGTATTCATCCTAAAGTCGCCGTGGCATTTGATTTACGCGATGACCACGCCATCACATGGTATATGAGCCGCCAGCATGACAATAGCTTAGATGCTGCACTACTCGATTTTTTTAATACCAGTAATCAAAATGACTCACTCGCCCGCTTGACCGAAAAATATTTTAGTCACGTCGAATCTTTTGATTATTTTGATACGATTACATTTATTAGTGCCATTAACAATAAATTACCTAATTATCAGCCTTTATTTGAAAAGTACGCTGATACTGTCGATACCGTCGATTGGAAATTACTCGCAGCGATAGCTTGGCAAGAATCTCACTGGGATCCTCTTGCTACATCACCGACTGGCGTTCGTGGAATCATGATGCTTACCAAACCGACCGCTGCTACTATGGGAATTGAAGACAGGTTAGACCCTGAAGGAAGCATTAAAGGTGGCGCCGCGTATTTAGCCTATATCATGAAGCGCTTACCCGATTCTATCGCTGAAGATGACCGTATTTGGTTTACCCTGGCAGCCTATAATATGGGCTATGGACATATGCTAGATGTGCGAAAATTAACGCAAAAACTCGGTGGTAACCCTGACCGCTGGCTTGATGTTAAAGCAAACTTACCTTTGCTAACTCAGCCGAAATATTATTCCCAGCTCACATATGGTTATGCCCGAGGACACGAAGCTTATCGCTATGTGGAAAATATTCGTCGCTATCATCAAAGCTTAGTGGGGTATTTGCAGAGTCAGGAGAAAAAGCAGAAAACACTAGAAATGGCGAAGAAATCTCACGTTTACGTTGTGGTACCAAATGAGGACACCCAACTTTCATCTTATGTGATGCCAGCAAAATTGGAGGTCACACCAAAAGCGTCAGCAAATTTAGGTGTATTTAGTATCAAGAAAAATACAAGCGAGCCAAATCATTCTCTTGGAAAATACATTCTTGCCAAGCCGACACAATCGAGTTCCATTGGTAATGATGTTATCCTACAAAAGGAACCGTCAATTAATGACTAG
- the tadA gene encoding tRNA adenosine(34) deaminase TadA, with product MTQLEIDEYWMAQALELAKKAQDAGEIPVGALLVKDNQLVATGWNQAIENHNPTAHAEIVTLQKAGSALQNYRLLDTTLYVTLEPCIMCAGAMIHSRIGRVVYGAKDFKTGACGSFINIMSQPGLNHYVDVTSGVLEDICSSMLSEFFKMRRAQIKEQRRQEKQAQNPDS from the coding sequence GTGACGCAATTAGAAATCGATGAGTATTGGATGGCTCAAGCCCTTGAGCTTGCAAAAAAAGCTCAAGATGCAGGGGAGATTCCTGTTGGTGCGTTACTGGTCAAAGATAACCAACTAGTGGCAACAGGTTGGAACCAAGCCATTGAAAACCACAATCCTACAGCCCATGCCGAAATTGTTACCTTACAAAAAGCGGGCTCTGCGCTACAGAATTACCGCTTATTAGACACGACACTGTATGTCACTTTAGAACCTTGCATTATGTGCGCAGGGGCGATGATCCATAGCCGTATCGGTCGGGTGGTGTATGGAGCGAAAGATTTTAAAACGGGAGCATGTGGCTCCTTCATTAATATCATGTCTCAGCCAGGTTTAAACCACTATGTTGATGTAACGAGTGGTGTACTTGAAGATATTTGCTCATCCATGCTCAGCGAATTTTTTAAAATGCGTAGAGCACAAATTAAAGAGCAGAGACGCCAAGAAAAACAGGCTCAAAACCCTGATAGCTAG
- the leuE gene encoding leucine efflux protein LeuE: protein MFENLGVLNFWTYLAGLVLIIIVPGPNSLYVLKSSTSHGTKAGYRAAIGVFTGDAMLIFLSFIGVASVIKASPTLFTIVRYLGAAYLLYLGCKILYATFWQKKSLSAGVEQIEIRKENYFTRALVLSLTNPKAILFYISFFIQFIDFNYSHAWVPYMVLAVILETVSFLYLSLLIFSGYLIARFLREKQVLAKLGNCTVGAFFMGFAAKLAIFSN, encoded by the coding sequence ATGTTTGAGAATCTAGGGGTATTGAATTTTTGGACGTATTTAGCGGGATTGGTTCTTATCATCATTGTTCCCGGTCCAAACTCATTATATGTGTTGAAATCAAGTACTTCACATGGAACTAAGGCGGGGTATCGTGCCGCAATCGGTGTTTTCACTGGCGATGCGATGCTAATTTTTCTTTCATTTATTGGTGTTGCATCGGTGATCAAAGCTTCACCAACACTGTTTACCATTGTAAGGTACTTAGGGGCGGCTTATCTTTTGTACTTAGGGTGCAAAATTCTCTATGCAACCTTTTGGCAGAAAAAATCGTTATCAGCAGGGGTGGAACAGATTGAAATAAGAAAAGAAAATTACTTCACTCGAGCTCTAGTGCTTAGCTTAACCAACCCGAAAGCGATTTTGTTCTATATCTCTTTCTTTATTCAATTTATCGACTTCAATTATAGCCATGCTTGGGTGCCGTACATGGTATTAGCGGTTATTTTAGAAACGGTTAGCTTCTTGTATCTCAGCTTATTAATATTTAGTGGCTACTTGATAGCCCGCTTTTTACGGGAAAAGCAGGTTTTGGCTAAACTGGGAAATTGCACTGTCGGTGCATTCTTTATGGGGTTCGCAGCCAAACTTGCCATTTTTAGTAATTAG
- a CDS encoding XRE family transcriptional regulator: protein MAFIRRTVQTNIFEEFYPTTLAFSAAKKNYFLGHSKDKSYMIYNMTDAGKIEPTVVVQKGKLKTYLQNIQAFYDSTQNKQYLYGYNLDEKVIDVYQIADNASIALMYSEEFTIEDSIKSATFFIVNGVLCFYTQSDKTKNWYIYNLINY, encoded by the coding sequence ATGGCTTTTATTAGAAGAACTGTACAAACAAATATCTTTGAAGAGTTTTATCCAACAACACTTGCATTCAGTGCTGCTAAAAAAAATTACTTCTTAGGACATTCAAAAGATAAATCTTACATGATCTACAACATGACAGACGCAGGCAAAATTGAACCAACTGTCGTGGTACAAAAAGGTAAATTAAAAACTTACCTGCAAAATATTCAAGCCTTCTACGATTCAACTCAGAACAAACAGTACCTGTATGGTTACAACCTTGATGAAAAAGTTATCGACGTTTATCAAATCGCTGATAATGCCAGTATTGCACTGATGTATTCAGAGGAATTCACCATTGAAGACTCTATTAAATCAGCAACCTTCTTCATCGTTAATGGTGTACTGTGCTTCTATACGCAATCTGATAAAACTAAGAACTGGTATATCTATAACTTAATTAATTATTAA
- a CDS encoding YfhL family 4Fe-4S dicluster ferredoxin — protein MALLITKKCINCDMCEPECPNDAIFMGSEIYEIDSDLCTECVGHYDKPTCQSVCPITNTIITDPEHVESQEQLWDKFVMIHHADKI, from the coding sequence ATGGCACTATTAATTACTAAAAAATGCATTAATTGCGATATGTGTGAACCCGAATGCCCAAATGATGCAATTTTCATGGGGTCGGAAATCTATGAAATAGATTCTGACCTGTGTACTGAATGCGTTGGGCACTATGATAAACCCACTTGCCAATCAGTTTGCCCTATCACTAATACGATTATTACAGACCCTGAACATGTTGAATCCCAAGAACAACTTTGGGATAAATTTGTCATGATCCATCACGCCGATAAAATCTAA
- the acpS gene encoding holo-ACP synthase, which translates to MAIVGLGTDIVEITRIESVIERSADSLAKRILTEHEYAQYQQQTKPARFLAKRFAVKEAAAKALGTGIRNGLAFNQFEVTNDELGKPLLSLSGEALKLANNLKATHFHVSITDERHYAAATVIIESL; encoded by the coding sequence ATGGCTATTGTAGGTTTAGGTACAGATATTGTTGAGATTACGCGTATTGAATCTGTCATCGAGCGCTCCGCAGATAGCTTAGCGAAGCGTATTTTAACAGAACATGAATATGCGCAATACCAGCAACAAACTAAGCCTGCGCGTTTTCTTGCTAAGCGATTTGCAGTGAAAGAAGCCGCGGCTAAGGCATTGGGTACGGGGATCCGTAATGGTTTGGCTTTTAATCAGTTTGAAGTAACAAACGATGAGCTAGGCAAGCCGTTACTTTCACTGAGCGGCGAAGCGTTAAAACTCGCCAATAACTTAAAAGCCACGCATTTTCATGTTTCGATTACGGATGAACGGCACTATGCGGCTGCAACGGTGATTATTGAAAGTCTGTAG
- the pdxJ gene encoding pyridoxine 5'-phosphate synthase gives MAELLLGVNIDHIATVRNARGTQYPDPVQAAFVAEQAGADGITIHLREDRRHITDRDVELLNQTIQTRMNLEMAVTEEMIDIACRIKPTYCCLVPEKREEVTTEGGLDVAGQKQKVASAVKRLTEAGILVSLFIDADHEQIDAAQECGAPFIEIHTGAYADAKTEQEQELEFRRIRDGVSYAAGKGIKVNAGHGLTYHNVQRIAALPDIYELNIGHAIIGRALFSGLAQAVSDMKNLLTEARK, from the coding sequence ATGGCTGAGCTGTTATTGGGCGTTAACATTGACCACATTGCAACTGTTAGAAATGCAAGAGGAACACAATATCCTGATCCTGTTCAAGCAGCATTTGTTGCTGAGCAAGCAGGGGCCGACGGGATCACTATCCACTTACGTGAAGATCGCCGTCATATTACCGATAGAGACGTTGAACTGCTCAACCAAACCATTCAAACGCGTATGAACCTTGAAATGGCGGTCACGGAAGAGATGATTGACATTGCTTGTCGTATTAAGCCAACTTATTGCTGCTTGGTTCCTGAAAAGCGCGAGGAAGTGACCACTGAAGGTGGGCTTGATGTTGCAGGGCAAAAACAAAAAGTCGCATCCGCAGTAAAACGGCTGACAGAAGCGGGTATTTTGGTCTCTTTATTTATCGATGCAGATCATGAACAAATTGATGCAGCTCAAGAGTGTGGGGCGCCATTTATTGAAATTCACACTGGCGCATATGCGGATGCCAAAACTGAACAAGAGCAAGAGCTTGAGTTCCGCCGTATTCGTGATGGCGTAAGCTATGCAGCGGGTAAAGGTATTAAAGTAAATGCGGGGCATGGGCTGACTTACCATAATGTTCAACGTATCGCAGCGCTGCCTGATATTTATGAGCTGAATATCGGGCATGCGATTATTGGCCGCGCGCTTTTTAGTGGTTTAGCTCAAGCTGTGTCTGACATGAAAAACTTACTCACAGAAGCACGTAAATAA
- the recO gene encoding DNA repair protein RecO has translation MSGWQRAFVLHSRPYSETSLLIDFFTEGEGKIRLLAKGARRNRSPLRGCLQPFTPLLIRWSGKGEIKTLINADPVSLALPLSGTVLYSGLYLNELTARVIEFGTPYSSLFFDYLNCLQVLAGSERTPESALRQFELALLSYLGYGVDFLHCAGSGEPVSDTMTYRYREEKGFIGSLVVDQLTFTGKQLRALADREFPDADTLKAAKRFTRMALKPYLGGKPLKSRELFRQFIIPSQNIAKS, from the coding sequence GTGAGTGGTTGGCAACGCGCGTTTGTGCTCCATTCCCGTCCTTACAGTGAAACAAGTCTATTAATTGACTTTTTCACGGAAGGGGAAGGTAAAATCCGTTTGCTAGCAAAGGGTGCGAGACGCAACCGCTCACCATTAAGAGGCTGTTTACAGCCTTTTACACCTTTGTTGATCCGTTGGAGTGGCAAAGGTGAAATCAAAACCCTCATCAATGCCGACCCTGTCTCTCTTGCTCTTCCTCTCAGCGGCACTGTTTTATATAGCGGTTTATACCTTAATGAACTTACCGCTCGAGTTATTGAGTTTGGTACACCTTATTCATCTCTATTTTTTGATTACCTCAATTGCTTGCAAGTTTTAGCCGGGAGTGAGCGCACACCTGAATCTGCTTTACGCCAGTTTGAGCTCGCTTTGCTGTCCTACCTCGGTTACGGCGTAGATTTTTTACATTGTGCGGGCAGTGGTGAGCCAGTTTCAGACACCATGACCTACCGTTACCGTGAAGAAAAAGGGTTTATTGGCAGCCTAGTTGTTGACCAACTCACGTTCACGGGTAAGCAATTAAGAGCGTTAGCCGATCGCGAATTCCCAGATGCCGATACCTTAAAAGCCGCTAAACGATTTACTCGCATGGCACTGAAACCTTACCTAGGCGGTAAACCCCTTAAAAGCCGTGAACTTTTTAGGCAATTTATTATCCCTTCTCAGAACATAGCTAAGTCATAA
- the era gene encoding GTPase Era produces the protein MSELQSHCGFVAIVGRPNVGKSTLLNQLLGQKVSITSRKPQTTRHRIMGIHTEDNYQIIYVDTPGLHIEEKRAINRLMNRAASSSIGDVELVIFVVEGTHWTPDDEMVLNKLSSLRCPVILAINKIDNVVDKTSLLPHIGMISQKMNFLDVVPISAEKGTGVDTIAKIVKQHIPEAIHHFPEDYITDRSQRFMASEIIREKLMRFLGDELPYSVTVEIEQFKEMDKGGYHINGLILVEREGQKKMVIGNKGSKLKTIGTEARIDMERLFETKVHLELWVKVKSGWADDERALRSLGYVDDLK, from the coding sequence ATGAGTGAATTACAATCCCACTGTGGTTTTGTTGCCATAGTTGGACGACCAAATGTTGGGAAATCAACATTGTTAAACCAGTTACTGGGGCAAAAAGTCTCGATCACATCGAGAAAGCCGCAGACAACTCGCCACCGTATTATGGGGATCCATACAGAAGATAATTACCAAATTATCTATGTCGATACTCCTGGTCTTCACATCGAAGAAAAAAGAGCGATTAACCGTTTGATGAACCGCGCAGCATCTAGCTCTATTGGCGATGTTGAATTGGTTATTTTTGTGGTTGAAGGTACCCACTGGACACCTGATGATGAAATGGTGCTGAACAAGCTATCTAGCTTGCGTTGCCCAGTCATTTTGGCTATCAACAAAATTGATAATGTGGTGGATAAAACCAGCTTACTGCCACACATCGGTATGATCAGCCAAAAAATGAACTTCTTGGATGTCGTACCAATCAGTGCAGAAAAAGGCACTGGCGTTGATACCATCGCGAAGATTGTGAAGCAGCATATACCTGAAGCTATTCACCACTTCCCTGAAGACTATATTACAGACCGCTCTCAGCGTTTTATGGCCTCTGAAATTATCCGTGAAAAACTGATGCGTTTCTTAGGTGACGAGTTACCGTACTCTGTAACTGTTGAAATTGAACAGTTTAAAGAGATGGATAAAGGCGGCTACCATATCAACGGTCTGATTTTAGTTGAGCGTGAAGGCCAGAAAAAAATGGTTATCGGTAATAAAGGTAGCAAGCTGAAAACCATTGGTACAGAAGCCCGTATTGATATGGAGCGTCTGTTCGAAACTAAAGTTCACTTAGAGCTTTGGGTTAAAGTTAAATCCGGTTGGGCAGATGACGAAAGAGCACTGCGCAGTCTGGGCTATGTTGACGATTTAAAATAA